In the genome of Nonlabens sp. MB-3u-79, one region contains:
- a CDS encoding nitroreductase family protein yields MKNITDFNKKTPTDHDIIDLIKNRWSPRTFSDQPVSQKELQMLFEAGRWAPSSNNLQPWNIVWGIKGSDTYDRIMDVLVEFNQKWAKNAPVLLLGVVDTKTPKGDDNYHAPHDLGQFSANMALQAQSMGIAFHQMAGLDYEKAKKEFKFPETFHVATAIALGYYGGELSDVPDFLQEAETGERSRKKQNDFVFNGDYKATGDLNDN; encoded by the coding sequence ATGAAGAACATTACAGATTTTAATAAAAAAACACCTACCGATCACGATATTATAGATCTTATTAAAAACAGGTGGAGTCCGCGTACATTTTCTGATCAACCTGTTTCTCAAAAGGAACTTCAGATGCTTTTTGAAGCGGGAAGATGGGCTCCTAGCTCTAATAATTTGCAGCCCTGGAATATAGTTTGGGGTATCAAAGGAAGTGATACCTATGATCGCATTATGGACGTCTTGGTTGAGTTCAATCAGAAATGGGCAAAGAATGCTCCAGTATTATTATTAGGTGTGGTAGACACCAAAACACCTAAAGGTGATGACAATTATCACGCACCTCATGATTTAGGACAGTTTTCTGCAAATATGGCACTACAAGCACAGAGTATGGGAATAGCATTCCATCAAATGGCTGGACTGGACTATGAGAAAGCTAAAAAAGAATTCAAGTTTCCAGAAACTTTTCATGTAGCAACTGCTATAGCACTGGGATATTACGGTGGAGAACTAAGCGATGTTCCTGATTTTTTACAAGAGGCTGAAACAGGTGAGCGATCTCGTAAAAAACAAAATGATTTTGTTTTTAATGGAGACTACAAAGCTACTGGTGACCTAAACGATAATTAA
- a CDS encoding beta-ketoacyl-[acyl-carrier-protein] synthase family protein: protein MNTNNRRRVVITGMGVVAPNAVGVSAFAKALQEQTSGIRFDPQLADLNFGCQVSGTPQITEELLTDNFTPLQLRGLKASGLVYGVIAGKEAFKDAGLEIAGPEKALSEMGIIFGTGQSGGEKFREAIHLIDDKKVRRLGSTSVIQTMTSGISAWLAGELGCGNMVTSNSSACCTGTEAFLMGYERIAAGKASQMLVGSTSDSGPYIWGGFDAMRILPTKYNEDPENASRPLSDDAAGFVPGSGAGAFILEHLESAQKRGATIYAEVLGGAVNSGGHRADGSMTAPNGQAVQDCIHLAMKDAGVTATEIDAINGHLTATSKDAFEIKNWSTALNRKGAEFPFINTFKSYIGHCLAAAGSVELVGAVLQLKEQKVYGNSNISSLHPEITDLIDKTSFPLSSANVDLNILAKASFGFGDVNACVLLKKYSS, encoded by the coding sequence ATGAATACAAATAATAGAAGACGAGTTGTTATTACAGGAATGGGGGTTGTGGCACCTAATGCCGTTGGGGTTTCCGCTTTCGCGAAAGCCTTACAAGAACAAACCTCTGGAATACGATTTGATCCACAATTAGCCGATTTAAACTTTGGCTGCCAAGTGTCTGGCACCCCACAAATTACTGAAGAATTACTTACCGATAATTTTACACCTTTACAACTGAGAGGCTTAAAAGCTAGTGGCCTGGTTTATGGTGTTATCGCTGGAAAAGAAGCTTTTAAGGATGCTGGTTTGGAAATCGCTGGTCCAGAAAAGGCCCTATCAGAAATGGGAATCATTTTTGGAACTGGACAAAGCGGTGGTGAAAAATTCAGGGAAGCCATTCATTTAATTGATGATAAAAAAGTGCGCCGCTTAGGAAGTACCAGCGTGATTCAAACCATGACCAGCGGTATCAGTGCCTGGCTGGCAGGAGAATTAGGCTGTGGTAATATGGTCACCAGTAATTCTAGTGCTTGCTGCACAGGTACAGAAGCCTTTCTTATGGGCTATGAGCGTATTGCTGCTGGAAAAGCATCGCAAATGCTGGTGGGTTCTACTAGCGATTCTGGACCTTATATTTGGGGCGGATTTGATGCAATGCGGATTTTACCAACTAAATACAACGAGGATCCAGAAAATGCAAGCAGGCCTTTATCAGATGATGCAGCAGGTTTTGTGCCTGGATCTGGGGCTGGAGCTTTTATTTTAGAGCATTTAGAAAGTGCTCAAAAACGAGGGGCAACTATCTATGCAGAGGTATTGGGTGGCGCTGTAAATTCTGGTGGACATAGAGCTGACGGCTCTATGACAGCTCCTAATGGTCAAGCTGTACAAGATTGTATACATCTGGCAATGAAAGATGCTGGAGTAACTGCAACAGAGATTGATGCCATTAATGGACATCTCACCGCAACTTCAAAAGATGCTTTTGAAATTAAAAATTGGTCGACCGCTTTAAACCGTAAAGGCGCAGAGTTTCCTTTTATAAATACCTTTAAATCTTATATAGGCCACTGCTTAGCTGCAGCAGGTAGTGTGGAATTGGTAGGAGCAGTGCTACAATTAAAAGAGCAAAAGGTCTATGGAAATAGCAATATCAGCTCTTTACATCCTGAGATTACTGATTTAATTGACAAAACCAGCTTCCCTTTAAGCTCTGCAAACGTAGATCTTAATATTTTGGCCAAGGCGAGTTTCGGTTTCGGAGATGTAAACGCATGTGTCCTACTTAAAAAGTATAGTTCTTAA
- a CDS encoding phosphoenolpyruvate carboxylase, protein MSRLPKIERFKNEVESKYQIFNGIFMTLPFDQISNTGGLLPLFHEMCVKGYEKGKNPTEIVEYFFERYMRDTSPKEREDMLFRFIQYIERQVVLFDAIEDAAFSKVNNIDGRGSLRSVKEEAVELNKTEELAAYLKEFKVRPVLTAHPTQFYPGSVLGIINDLGDAIKANQLQEVKLLLSQLGKTPFFKKEKPTPFDEAVSLIWYLEHVFYQAMGNIYDYLKTHIENPQEFKNQIVEIGFWPGGDRDGNPFVTTAITINVAKRLRSTIFRNYYRDLRKLRRRLTFKGVEEQLAALESMCYKAIFEKDVLEFAPQDLIDRMNEIRSTVIEQHNSLFLGQIDSFIHKIELFGFHFATLDIRQDSSAHDAVFDEILAFAKAKLPTNYNSLSEEEKVNVLAQVEGSIDPKDFTDDYTQRTLSSIYAIKNIQERNGEKGCNRYIISNTQMASQIMEVYAMIRLCNMPQPKIDVVPLFETVPDLIKAPDVMRSLYENEHYRAHVKRRDDTQHIMLGFSDGTKDGGYLMANWAIYEAKEALSTVSREYGISIVFFDGRGGPPARGGGQTHQFYASMGTKIEAKHIQLTVQGQTISSKFGTLESCQYNLEQMISSGVSNAVYASDANDFSEKDKATMDQLAKSSYIAYTDFKAHPQFLSYLEQMSTLKYYAKTNIGSRPSKRAGSAELRFKDLRAIPFVGSWSQLKQNVPGFYGVGTALETMDKAGNWEAAEELYKNNKFFRTLLDNSMMSLTKSFFALTAYMEHDPIYGEFWKMIYAEYERSKKYMLKISGMKTLMENEPAGRASIQAREKIVLPLLTIQQYALKMVQDINAGKVTESTETYERMVTRSLYGNINASRNSA, encoded by the coding sequence ATGTCAAGATTACCAAAAATTGAACGTTTTAAAAATGAAGTAGAATCTAAGTACCAGATTTTCAATGGGATTTTTATGACCCTGCCATTTGATCAGATTTCTAATACTGGCGGATTGTTACCCTTGTTTCATGAAATGTGTGTGAAAGGCTATGAAAAAGGTAAAAACCCCACAGAGATCGTTGAATACTTTTTTGAAAGATACATGCGTGATACCAGTCCTAAAGAACGAGAAGACATGCTTTTTAGGTTTATTCAGTATATAGAAAGACAAGTGGTGTTGTTTGATGCCATTGAAGATGCTGCTTTTAGTAAAGTCAACAATATTGATGGGCGTGGTTCCTTACGTAGCGTCAAAGAGGAAGCAGTGGAACTTAATAAAACAGAAGAACTGGCAGCTTATTTAAAAGAGTTTAAAGTACGTCCTGTATTAACCGCTCACCCTACACAGTTTTACCCAGGTTCTGTTCTGGGAATTATTAATGATCTGGGCGATGCGATTAAAGCTAATCAACTTCAGGAGGTAAAACTACTGCTTTCACAATTGGGTAAAACCCCTTTCTTTAAAAAGGAAAAACCTACTCCTTTTGATGAAGCGGTAAGTTTAATTTGGTATCTGGAACACGTATTCTATCAGGCCATGGGTAATATTTACGATTACCTTAAAACACATATTGAGAATCCGCAGGAGTTTAAGAATCAGATTGTTGAAATAGGGTTTTGGCCTGGTGGTGATCGTGATGGAAATCCGTTTGTTACGACTGCTATTACTATAAATGTGGCTAAACGATTGCGTTCCACCATATTTAGAAATTATTATAGGGATTTACGCAAGCTGCGTAGAAGACTCACTTTTAAAGGCGTTGAAGAGCAGTTAGCGGCTCTAGAAAGCATGTGTTACAAAGCTATTTTTGAAAAGGATGTATTGGAGTTTGCACCTCAAGATCTTATCGATAGAATGAACGAGATCAGATCTACTGTTATAGAGCAGCATAACTCCTTATTTCTTGGTCAAATAGATAGTTTTATACATAAAATCGAATTGTTCGGTTTCCATTTTGCCACTTTAGATATACGTCAGGATAGCAGTGCTCATGATGCGGTTTTTGATGAGATCCTCGCTTTCGCGAAAGCGAAACTACCCACCAACTACAACAGCTTATCTGAAGAAGAGAAAGTGAACGTACTGGCACAGGTAGAAGGTTCTATCGATCCTAAAGACTTTACAGACGACTACACACAACGCACGTTAAGCAGTATTTACGCCATTAAAAATATCCAAGAACGCAATGGGGAAAAAGGTTGTAATCGTTACATTATTTCTAATACACAAATGGCTTCTCAAATTATGGAGGTCTATGCAATGATAAGGTTGTGTAATATGCCACAACCCAAAATAGATGTAGTGCCCTTATTTGAAACCGTTCCAGACCTGATAAAAGCTCCAGATGTGATGCGATCACTTTATGAAAATGAGCATTACCGAGCTCACGTAAAAAGACGCGATGACACACAACATATCATGTTGGGCTTTAGTGACGGTACTAAAGATGGTGGCTATTTAATGGCCAATTGGGCTATTTATGAAGCTAAGGAAGCATTAAGTACCGTTTCTAGGGAATACGGTATTTCTATTGTATTCTTTGATGGTAGAGGTGGCCCACCTGCTCGTGGTGGAGGTCAAACGCACCAGTTTTATGCTTCTATGGGAACAAAAATAGAAGCTAAACACATTCAATTAACAGTTCAAGGCCAGACTATTAGCTCTAAGTTTGGTACGTTAGAAAGCTGCCAATACAATCTGGAGCAAATGATTAGTAGTGGGGTGAGTAACGCCGTATACGCTAGTGATGCCAATGACTTTTCAGAAAAAGATAAAGCAACTATGGATCAACTGGCAAAATCAAGTTATATAGCTTACACAGATTTCAAAGCGCACCCACAGTTCTTATCCTATCTGGAACAGATGAGTACCTTAAAATATTATGCCAAAACCAATATAGGAAGTCGCCCTAGCAAGCGTGCTGGAAGTGCAGAATTGAGATTTAAAGATTTAAGAGCTATACCATTTGTAGGTTCTTGGAGTCAATTAAAACAGAATGTTCCTGGGTTTTACGGTGTAGGTACCGCGCTAGAAACAATGGATAAAGCTGGTAATTGGGAAGCGGCAGAAGAACTATATAAAAACAATAAATTTTTCCGTACTTTACTAGATAATAGCATGATGAGTTTAACCAAGTCATTCTTTGCTTTAACTGCATATATGGAGCATGATCCTATTTATGGTGAGTTTTGGAAGATGATTTATGCAGAATATGAGCGTTCTAAAAAGTACATGTTGAAGATCTCTGGAATGAAAACATTAATGGAAAATGAGCCAGCAGGACGAGCGAGTATTCAAGCTAGAGAAAAGATAGTCTTGCCATTATTAACCATACAGCAGTATGCCTTAAAAATGGTTCAAGATATCAATGCAGGAAAGGTGACTGAAAGTACAGAAACCTATGAGCGCATGGTCACTAGATCTCTATATGGAAATATTAATGCCAGTCGTAATTCAGCATAG
- a CDS encoding DUF547 domain-containing protein, which translates to MRHTLSLLVALLVIGFCSSQKEDVQEQYLSNDIVPSVHHPKMDILMEEVIELEEKNYFSEDEEAETTLEEETRPMNKEAFDHSRFDQLLKKYVNKNGIVNYAGIKKDQKPLKDYLETIRVHAPDDTWSRQDQFAYYLNAYNAMTIDLIVRNYPLKSIKDIKDPWEQRNWNIGKKSISLEEIEHEILRKMNEPRIHFGINCASFSCPPLMNEAFTAAKVDVQLERLAVQFINDPKRNKITADRIEISNIFRWFKKDFTENGDLIDFLNKYSKVPIDKNARVRHMDYDWSLNE; encoded by the coding sequence ATGAGACATACCCTATCTTTATTGGTTGCACTATTGGTTATAGGCTTTTGTAGCTCCCAAAAGGAAGACGTGCAAGAACAGTATTTATCAAATGATATAGTTCCTTCTGTGCATCATCCTAAAATGGACATACTGATGGAAGAAGTCATCGAATTAGAAGAGAAGAACTATTTCTCAGAAGACGAAGAGGCTGAAACTACACTTGAAGAAGAAACTAGGCCGATGAACAAAGAAGCCTTTGATCACAGCCGTTTTGATCAATTGCTTAAAAAATATGTCAACAAAAACGGTATAGTAAATTATGCTGGAATTAAAAAAGATCAAAAACCCTTAAAGGACTACTTAGAAACCATTAGGGTACACGCACCAGACGATACGTGGAGCCGTCAGGATCAGTTTGCCTATTACTTGAATGCTTATAATGCGATGACCATTGATTTGATTGTCAGAAACTATCCATTAAAGAGTATCAAAGACATCAAGGATCCTTGGGAACAACGCAACTGGAACATAGGCAAAAAATCGATCAGTCTAGAAGAGATTGAGCATGAAATTTTAAGGAAAATGAACGAGCCACGCATTCATTTTGGGATCAACTGCGCCTCTTTTTCTTGTCCGCCATTGATGAATGAAGCTTTTACAGCTGCTAAAGTGGATGTACAATTGGAGCGTTTAGCAGTACAATTTATCAATGATCCTAAGCGCAATAAGATAACAGCAGATAGAATCGAAATTTCCAATATCTTCAGATGGTTCAAAAAGGATTTTACCGAAAATGGTGATCTCATTGATTTTTTAAACAAATACAGTAAAGTTCCAATTGATAAAAATGCCCGAGTGCGTCATATGGATTACGATTGGAGTTTGAACGAATAA
- a CDS encoding 3-hydroxyacyl-ACP dehydratase FabZ family protein, translating to MLLNPIEKIVANLPYGDGFKFVDQLLEIDDNSVIGIYHFQKTEYFYKHHFKDHPVTPGVILTECMAQIGLACLGSYLMQDEEKPLQFAFTENHITFLNTVLPETTVIVTAKKEYFRFGKLKVMVQMIDENEDKIAEGWMSGIIIAN from the coding sequence ATGCTCCTGAATCCAATAGAAAAAATAGTCGCCAATCTCCCTTATGGTGACGGATTTAAGTTTGTAGATCAATTATTAGAGATCGATGACAATAGTGTAATCGGGATTTACCATTTTCAAAAGACCGAATACTTCTATAAGCACCATTTTAAAGACCACCCAGTAACTCCTGGCGTTATTCTAACAGAATGTATGGCTCAAATAGGTTTGGCTTGCTTAGGGAGTTATTTGATGCAAGATGAAGAGAAACCTCTTCAATTTGCCTTTACAGAAAATCACATTACTTTCTTAAATACTGTTTTACCAGAAACAACAGTCATCGTTACTGCAAAGAAAGAATATTTTCGTTTTGGTAAATTGAAGGTTATGGTACAAATGATAGATGAGAACGAGGATAAGATCGCTGAAGGCTGGATGAGTGGGATTATAATCGCTAACTAA
- a CDS encoding acyl carrier protein, whose product MQENEIQQELFKIVKVYLPQDVNEDAIQLDSHLMQDLGINSAHLVDIVLDVEDAFDITLDEKDMEAMQTVRDAIEIVTAKIAS is encoded by the coding sequence ATGCAAGAAAACGAAATACAGCAAGAGCTTTTTAAGATTGTTAAAGTCTATTTACCGCAAGATGTAAATGAAGACGCTATACAACTGGACAGCCATTTAATGCAAGACCTGGGCATCAACAGTGCCCATTTAGTAGATATTGTTCTCGATGTGGAAGACGCCTTTGATATTACTCTTGATGAGAAGGATATGGAAGCTATGCAAACGGTACGTGACGCTATTGAAATAGTCACAGCAAAAATCGCTTCTTAA
- a CDS encoding HPF/RaiA family ribosome-associated protein, with protein MTIQFNYQHVSGSTDLENYTKEKLQTIFDRYSWITRADVFFIAENTSSDQTGMIAQIRLSAPGPRLFAEESHNTFTKSVSKVVDQLKTQCEKRKATIITHS; from the coding sequence ATGACTATTCAATTTAATTACCAGCACGTTTCTGGAAGTACAGATCTAGAGAATTACACAAAAGAAAAATTACAAACTATTTTTGACCGATACAGTTGGATCACTAGAGCTGATGTGTTTTTTATAGCCGAAAACACCTCTAGCGATCAAACAGGGATGATTGCTCAAATAAGATTAAGTGCTCCAGGCCCACGACTGTTTGCCGAAGAAAGTCACAATACATTTACAAAATCCGTAAGCAAGGTGGTAGACCAACTTAAAACGCAGTGCGAAAAGAGAAAGGCAACCATAATTACACATTCCTAA
- a CDS encoding OmpA family protein, whose translation MRLIITILMTALLVGTYSHAQNLSLKKTDKLFKNQAYTEAIANYKNLEASEGVLQKLADSYYYTNDFENAAKTYTKLKDTYSDIIDKDRVYRYAQSLLAVKDYQTADVYLKSYYGKDWNTEEFLSELKRTTPHVFEVVPVTNKGSKSDFGLSFIDSNNVAFASSRNMDRPVFSWNGLPYLDLYEAQLNGTTLSEVTPFSEEINTALHESNAVFTNKGKVMYFNRNNEKRIKIDGERVSNIQLYRAEKVDNKWSNVTLLPFNNELYSVEHPSISKDGMTLYFSSNMPGGYGEFDIYKVAINEDGSYGAPVNLGASINTAYRDQFPYISNINTLYYATNGKQGVGGLDIHRANLVNGEFDTPVNLGTSINSSNDDYAFVIDEATNESYFSSNRDGLDQIYTGKREENILTKYQVVGVVQDSISKKTLPGSLVSLLDERGVVIDDMITGNDASYLFKIEPNKKYTVRATRKLYIPRNVDFSTDKNGKVSHDIFLTLLSYQDAEEIIKKDRKGDVQVELEQIFFDFDQAVIKPEAAATLDDLVAIMNKYPEMHVEVSAHTDVRGPSEYNLTLSKQRAASTMKYLISQGIDENRLRSIGYGEMQPLNECVKEGICTDEEYDINRRCEFKVMQ comes from the coding sequence ATGAGATTAATAATTACTATATTGATGACCGCATTGCTAGTAGGAACTTATAGCCATGCCCAGAATTTAAGTCTGAAAAAGACTGATAAATTATTCAAAAATCAGGCGTATACGGAAGCTATAGCTAATTATAAAAACCTGGAGGCTTCTGAGGGAGTTCTTCAAAAGCTAGCAGACTCTTATTATTACACCAATGATTTTGAAAACGCAGCAAAGACCTACACCAAGCTTAAAGATACATATAGCGATATTATAGACAAAGATCGTGTATATAGATATGCACAATCGCTTCTTGCTGTTAAGGATTATCAAACAGCAGATGTCTATTTAAAATCTTACTACGGTAAAGATTGGAACACAGAAGAATTTCTCTCTGAATTAAAGAGAACCACACCTCACGTTTTTGAAGTAGTGCCAGTTACAAATAAAGGGTCTAAAAGTGATTTTGGTCTATCTTTTATAGACTCCAATAATGTTGCTTTTGCTTCTTCTCGTAATATGGATCGACCTGTTTTTTCTTGGAATGGTTTACCTTATCTGGACCTTTACGAAGCTCAATTAAACGGTACTACATTAAGTGAGGTGACACCATTTTCTGAAGAAATAAATACGGCTCTTCATGAGAGTAATGCCGTTTTTACCAATAAAGGTAAAGTCATGTATTTCAATCGTAACAATGAAAAACGAATTAAAATAGATGGAGAAAGGGTTTCTAATATTCAATTGTACCGCGCAGAAAAAGTGGATAATAAATGGTCCAATGTGACTTTATTACCTTTTAATAATGAATTGTATAGTGTGGAACATCCTTCTATTAGTAAAGACGGTATGACACTTTACTTTTCAAGCAATATGCCTGGTGGATACGGTGAATTTGATATCTACAAAGTAGCAATCAATGAGGATGGTTCTTATGGTGCCCCTGTTAACTTAGGAGCTTCTATCAATACTGCTTATAGAGATCAATTTCCTTATATCAGTAATATCAACACCTTGTATTATGCCACTAACGGTAAACAAGGCGTAGGTGGATTGGATATACATAGAGCAAACCTGGTGAATGGTGAGTTTGACACTCCTGTTAATTTGGGTACTAGTATCAATAGCTCTAATGATGATTATGCTTTTGTAATTGATGAAGCCACAAATGAGAGTTATTTTTCCTCTAACAGAGATGGTTTAGATCAAATCTATACAGGAAAAAGAGAGGAAAATATACTTACTAAATATCAGGTAGTAGGTGTCGTACAAGACAGCATCAGTAAAAAGACGTTACCAGGTTCACTTGTTTCCTTATTGGATGAGCGTGGAGTTGTTATAGATGACATGATCACTGGTAACGACGCTTCTTACCTATTTAAAATCGAGCCAAATAAAAAATATACAGTTCGTGCTACTCGCAAGCTATATATCCCTCGTAATGTAGATTTTTCTACAGATAAAAACGGAAAAGTGAGTCATGATATATTTTTAACGCTTCTCTCCTATCAAGATGCAGAAGAAATTATAAAAAAAGATCGCAAGGGAGATGTACAAGTAGAATTAGAACAAATATTTTTTGATTTTGATCAGGCGGTTATTAAACCTGAAGCTGCTGCTACTTTAGATGATCTTGTAGCTATCATGAATAAATATCCTGAAATGCACGTAGAGGTATCTGCTCACACGGATGTCCGTGGACCTAGTGAATACAATCTAACCTTATCTAAACAACGTGCCGCTTCTACTATGAAATACTTGATCAGTCAAGGGATTGATGAAAATCGATTGCGCAGTATAGGTTATGGTGAGATGCAACCACTTAATGAATGTGTTAAAGAAGGTATTTGTACTGATGAAGAATATGATATCAACCGTCGTTGCGAATTTAAAGTGATGCAATAA
- a CDS encoding TerC family protein yields MIIWISFIVLVSIFLCLDLFVFNRKAHVIKTKEASKFTALWVGIALLFTGVIYFIYDGGYLANPDQLNGSDAAIKYLTGYLIELSLSVDNIFVIAVIFKSFSIDQKYQHRVLFWGIVGALVFRALMILFGIALINEISWMTYIFGAFLLYTAFKMIKSKEEEFDPKTSYIYKFSRKLFPVTDRIEGQQLFIKKMGKRIATPLFLALVVIELTDVLFALDSIPAILAITADPFLVFSSNILAIMGLRSMYFFLANLLDKFQHIHYSLVAILAFVGIKMILVHYVPFPEWLSLAVIFVSLAVGALFSLRDKKTEDDIQEQNK; encoded by the coding sequence ATGATCATTTGGATATCCTTTATCGTCTTAGTCAGCATCTTTTTATGCTTGGATCTTTTTGTTTTTAACAGAAAGGCCCATGTCATAAAAACCAAAGAAGCTTCAAAATTCACTGCCTTGTGGGTAGGTATTGCGTTGCTTTTTACTGGTGTTATTTATTTTATATACGATGGAGGTTATTTAGCAAACCCTGACCAACTCAACGGTAGCGATGCTGCTATCAAGTATTTAACAGGCTACTTAATAGAGCTTTCGTTGAGCGTTGATAATATTTTTGTCATCGCAGTTATCTTTAAGTCCTTTTCTATAGATCAAAAATACCAACATAGAGTTCTCTTTTGGGGAATTGTTGGAGCGCTTGTTTTTAGGGCCTTGATGATCCTTTTTGGGATTGCTCTGATTAATGAGATCAGTTGGATGACCTACATTTTTGGAGCCTTTTTATTGTATACCGCCTTTAAAATGATCAAAAGTAAAGAAGAAGAATTTGATCCAAAAACTTCCTATATATATAAATTTTCTAGAAAGCTATTTCCTGTTACAGATCGCATAGAAGGGCAGCAATTGTTTATTAAAAAAATGGGGAAGCGTATTGCTACTCCTCTATTCTTAGCATTGGTAGTCATTGAACTGACCGATGTGCTGTTTGCTTTAGATTCGATTCCAGCAATACTTGCTATTACCGCAGACCCATTTTTAGTATTCTCTAGTAATATACTAGCGATTATGGGATTGCGTAGTATGTATTTTTTCTTAGCTAATTTATTGGATAAGTTTCAGCACATTCATTACAGTCTAGTTGCTATTCTAGCTTTCGTTGGTATCAAAATGATTTTAGTTCATTACGTGCCTTTTCCAGAATGGCTTTCTCTAGCAGTCATTTTTGTTTCTCTAGCAGTGGGCGCTTTATTCTCCCTACGAGATAAGAAAACGGAAGATGATATTCAAGAACAAAATAAATGA
- a CDS encoding type IX secretion system membrane protein PorP/SprF, whose amino-acid sequence MKNFNITPLLIVLIGMLSLSTVAQQDPQFTQYMYNQSILNPAYATANKSELNVGALYRTQWVGLEGAPKTASLFVHYPVSDRVEVGISFTNDDIGNVVTENNIYADFAYVLPVSETAKLSLGIKAGLTLFDANFNGFNLQSGGVDTDVAFNENVTQSFPNVGLGGFYFTDKFYVGLSAPNLLTTTHLENENGIQSTGVQDIHFFLNSGYVFDINPDLKFKPSFLLKGVKGAPLSADLNANFLFNDTLEAGIGYRLDDSVSALVNFKVSPELRLGYAYDYTTSNLGNFNSGSHEIILLYNIKTKFWRGGYDRSPRFF is encoded by the coding sequence ATGAAAAATTTTAATATAACACCTTTATTAATTGTATTGATCGGTATGCTTTCCTTGAGCACGGTTGCTCAGCAGGATCCGCAGTTTACTCAATACATGTATAATCAAAGTATCTTGAACCCGGCTTATGCTACTGCAAACAAGTCTGAGCTCAATGTGGGTGCTTTGTATAGAACACAATGGGTAGGACTGGAAGGCGCTCCTAAGACAGCTTCTTTATTTGTTCATTATCCTGTAAGTGATCGCGTGGAAGTGGGAATCTCTTTTACAAATGATGACATAGGAAATGTCGTTACAGAAAATAATATCTATGCAGATTTTGCCTATGTATTACCTGTTTCTGAAACGGCTAAACTTTCCTTGGGTATAAAAGCGGGTCTTACTTTATTTGATGCTAACTTTAATGGGTTCAACCTTCAGTCTGGTGGCGTAGATACTGATGTAGCTTTTAATGAAAATGTAACTCAAAGTTTTCCTAACGTAGGTTTAGGAGGTTTTTATTTTACAGATAAATTCTATGTAGGTTTATCGGCTCCTAATTTATTAACGACAACACATTTAGAGAATGAAAACGGCATACAGTCTACTGGTGTCCAAGACATTCATTTTTTCTTAAATAGTGGTTATGTATTTGATATTAATCCAGACTTAAAGTTCAAGCCTTCTTTTTTACTAAAAGGTGTAAAAGGAGCTCCTTTATCTGCAGATCTGAATGCAAACTTCTTGTTTAATGACACATTAGAAGCTGGTATAGGTTATCGTTTAGATGACTCTGTCAGTGCACTGGTTAACTTTAAAGTATCTCCAGAGCTTAGATTAGGGTATGCTTATGATTACACCACAAGTAATTTAGGTAACTTTAATTCTGGATCTCACGAGATCATTTTACTGTATAACATTAAAACAAAATTCTGGAGAGGTGGTTACGATCGTTCTCCTAGATTTTTCTAA